The Harpia harpyja isolate bHarHar1 chromosome 10, bHarHar1 primary haplotype, whole genome shotgun sequence genome includes a region encoding these proteins:
- the UNC5B gene encoding netrin receptor UNC5B isoform X1 has translation MPPPGPRRPAAFFILIFLLLLLRRALAAAGLEYSDVLPDSFPSAPAETLPHFLLEPQDAYIVKNKPVELVCRANPATQIYFKCNGEWVNQNDHVTKESLDEVTGMLVREVQIEVSRQQVEELFGLEDYWCQCVAWSSAGTTKSRRAYVRIAYLRKNFDQEPLGKEVPLEHEVLLQCRPPEGVPQAEVEWLRNEDVIDPTQDTNFLITIDHNLIIKQARLLDTANYTCMAKNIVAKRRSTTAAVIVYVNGGWSTWSEWSPCNNRCGRGWQKRTRTCTNPAPLNGGSFCDGQPFQKITCTTLCPVDGAWTEWSKWSACSTECTHWRSRECAAPAPRNGGKDCSGVLLDSKNCTDGLCLQNKRVLSEPKSHLLEATGDVALYAGLVVAIFVFIVILMAVGVVVYRRRCRDFDTDITDSSAALTGGFHPVNFKTSRHDNPQLLHPSMQPDLTASAGVYRGPMYALQDSSDKIPMTNSPLLDPLPNLKIKVYNSSTASSSPGLHDGTDLLGGVPATGTYPGDTTRDGHFANVRSKALGSQHLLSLPREHGNSASGTFGYLGGRLTVPGTGVSLLVPHGAIPQGKFYEMYLVLNKAESALLPSEGTQTVLSPVVTCGPTGLLLCRPVVLTIPHCADVGSSDWIYQLKTQSHQGNWEEVVTLDEETLNTPCYCQLEAKSCHILLDQLGTYVFVGESYSRSAIKRLQLAIFAPTVCTSLEYSLKVYCLEDTPDALKEVLELERTLGGYLLEEPKCLPFKDSYHNLRLSIHDIPHALWRSKLLAKYQEIPFYHIWSGSQRALHCTFTLERYSQASTELTCKICVRQVEGEGQIFQLHITLGEHASSFDTLRSHHSGAATTTTQLGPYAFKIPLSIRQKICNSLDAPNSRGNDWRLLAQKLSMDRYLNYFATKASPTGVLLDLWEAEHQDDGDLNTLASALEEMGKSEMLVVMATEGDC, from the exons AACCAGAATGACCACGTCACCAAGGAGAGCCTGGACGAGGTCACCG GGATGCTGGTGCGGGAGGTGCAGATCGAGGTCTCCCGGCAGCAAGTGGAGGAGCTCTTCGGCTTAGAAGATTACTGGTGCCAGTGCGTGGCCTGGAGCTCCGCGGGCACCACGAAGAGCCGCAGGGCATACGTCCGCATAGCGT aCCTACGGAAGAACTTTGACCAGGAGCCGCTGGGCAAGGAGGTCCCGCTGGAGCACGAGGTCCTGCTGCAGTGCCGCCCACCCGAGGGGGTGCCGCAGGCTGAG GTGGAGTGGCTGAGGAACGAGGATGTCATCGATCCCACCCAGGACACCAACTTCCTGATCACCATCGATCACAACCTCATCATCAAGCAGGCCCGGCTCTTGGACACTGCTAATTACACCTGCATGGCCAAGAACATCGTGGCCAAGCGCCGGAGCACCACGGCCGCTGTCATCGTCTACG TGAACGGTGGCTGGTCCACCTGGTCCGAGTGGTCTCCTTGCAACAACCGCTGTGGCCGGGGCTGGCAGAAGCGCACCCGGACGTGCACCAACCCTGCGCCGCTGAACGGCGGCTCCTTCTGTGACGGGCAGCCTTTCCAGAAAATCACCTGCACCACCCTCTGCCCAG TGGACGGCGCGTGGACGGAGTGGAGCAAGTGGTCGGCGTGCAGCACCGAGTGCACCCACTGGCGCAGCCGCGAGTgtgccgccccggccccccgcaaCGGCGGCAAGGACTGCAGCGGCGTGCTGCTCGACTCCAAAAACTGCACCGAtgggctctgcctgcaga ataAAAGAGTTCTAAGCGAACCCAAAAGCCACC TGCTGGAGGCCACAGGCGACGTGGCCCTGTACGCCGGGCTGGTGGTGGCCATTTTTGTCTTCATCGTGATCCTCATGgctgtgggggtggtggtgtaCCGGAGGAGATGTCGGGATTTCGACACGGACATCACGGACTCATCAGCCGCTCTGACCGGAGGCTTCCACCCTGTCAACTTCAAGACTTCCCGGCATG acaACCCGCAGCTGCTGCACCCCTCGATGCAGCCGGACCTGACGGCCAGCGCGGGGGTGTACCGCGGCCCCATGTACGCCCTGCAGGACTCCTCCGACAAGATCCCCATGACCAACTCCCCCCTGCTCGACCCCCTCCCCAACCTCAAGATCAAGGTGTACAACTCCTCCACCGCCTCCTCCTCGCCGGGGCTCCACGACGGGACAGACCTGCTCGGGGGGGTCCCCGCCACCGGCACCTACCCGGGGGACACCACCAGGGACGGCCACTTTGCGAACGTGCGGAGCAAAGCCCTGGGCTCCCAGCATCTCCTCAGCTTGCCCCGGGAGCACGGCAATAGTGCCAGTGGCACGTTTGGCTACCTGGGGGGAAGGCTCACCGTACCGGGCACTG GGGTGAGCCTGCTGGTGCCCCACGGGGCCATCCCCCAGGGGAAGTTCTACGAGATGTACCTGGTCCTCAACAAGGCAGAGAGCGCCCT ccTGCCCTCCGAAGGCACGCAGACGGTGCTGAGCCCGGTGGTGACCTGCGGACCCACCGGCTTGCTCCTGTGCCGTCCCGTCGTCCTGACCATTCCTCACTGTGCCGATGTGGGCTCCTCAGATTGGATTTACCAGCTGAAAACACAGTCCCACCAGGGAAACTGGGAG GAAGTTGTGACCCTGGATGAGGAGACCCTCAACACTCCCTGCTACTGCCAGCTGGAAGCCAAGTCCTGCCACATTTTGCTAGACCAGCTTGGCACCTACGTCTTCGTGGGAGAGTCCTACTCCAGGTCAGCCATCAAGAGGCTCCAGCTGGCAATCTTTGCCCCCACCGTTTGCACCTCCCTGGAGTACAGCCTCAAGGTCTACTGCTTGGAGGACACGCCAGATGCTCTGAAG gaggtgctggagctggaGCGGACACTGGGCGGGTACCTGCTGGAGGAGCCCAAGTGCCTGCCCTTCAAGGACAGCTACCACAACCTGCGTCTCTCCATCCACGACATCCCCCATGCGCTGTGGAGGAGCAAGCTGCTGGCCAAATACCAG GAAATCCCCTTCTATCACATCTGGAGCGGCAGCCAGCGAGCCCTGCACTGCACCTTCACGCTGGAGAGGTACAGCCAGGCCTCCACCGAGCTCACCTGCAAGATCTGCGTCCGGCAGGTGGAAGGGGAAGGGCAGATCTTCCAGCTCCACATCACGCTGGGAGAG CACGCCAGCTCCTTCGACACCCTCCGCTCCCACCACAGCGgtgccgccaccaccaccacccagctgGGACCCTACGCCTTCAAAATCCCCCTCTCCATCCGGCAGAAGATCTGCAACAGCCTGGATGCTCCCAACTCCAGGGGAAACGACTGGAGACTTCTCGCCCAGAAGCTTTCCATGGACCG GTATCTGAACTACTTTGCCACCAAAGCCAGCCCCACCGGGGTGCTCCTGGACTTATGGGAAGCCGAGCACCAAGACGACGGCGATCTCAACACCCTGGCCAGTGCCTTAGAAGAGATGGGCAAGAGCGAGATGCTGGTGGTCATGGCCACAGAAGGGGACTGCTGA
- the UNC5B gene encoding netrin receptor UNC5B isoform X2 — translation MPPPGPRRPAAFFILIFLLLLLRRALAAAGLEYSDVLPDSFPSAPAETLPHFLLEPQDAYIVKNKPVELVCRANPATQIYFKCNGEWVNQNDHVTKESLDEVTGMLVREVQIEVSRQQVEELFGLEDYWCQCVAWSSAGTTKSRRAYVRIAYLRKNFDQEPLGKEVPLEHEVLLQCRPPEGVPQAEVEWLRNEDVIDPTQDTNFLITIDHNLIIKQARLLDTANYTCMAKNIVAKRRSTTAAVIVYVNGGWSTWSEWSPCNNRCGRGWQKRTRTCTNPAPLNGGSFCDGQPFQKITCTTLCPVDGAWTEWSKWSACSTECTHWRSRECAAPAPRNGGKDCSGVLLDSKNCTDGLCLQMLEATGDVALYAGLVVAIFVFIVILMAVGVVVYRRRCRDFDTDITDSSAALTGGFHPVNFKTSRHDNPQLLHPSMQPDLTASAGVYRGPMYALQDSSDKIPMTNSPLLDPLPNLKIKVYNSSTASSSPGLHDGTDLLGGVPATGTYPGDTTRDGHFANVRSKALGSQHLLSLPREHGNSASGTFGYLGGRLTVPGTGVSLLVPHGAIPQGKFYEMYLVLNKAESALLPSEGTQTVLSPVVTCGPTGLLLCRPVVLTIPHCADVGSSDWIYQLKTQSHQGNWEEVVTLDEETLNTPCYCQLEAKSCHILLDQLGTYVFVGESYSRSAIKRLQLAIFAPTVCTSLEYSLKVYCLEDTPDALKEVLELERTLGGYLLEEPKCLPFKDSYHNLRLSIHDIPHALWRSKLLAKYQEIPFYHIWSGSQRALHCTFTLERYSQASTELTCKICVRQVEGEGQIFQLHITLGEHASSFDTLRSHHSGAATTTTQLGPYAFKIPLSIRQKICNSLDAPNSRGNDWRLLAQKLSMDRYLNYFATKASPTGVLLDLWEAEHQDDGDLNTLASALEEMGKSEMLVVMATEGDC, via the exons AACCAGAATGACCACGTCACCAAGGAGAGCCTGGACGAGGTCACCG GGATGCTGGTGCGGGAGGTGCAGATCGAGGTCTCCCGGCAGCAAGTGGAGGAGCTCTTCGGCTTAGAAGATTACTGGTGCCAGTGCGTGGCCTGGAGCTCCGCGGGCACCACGAAGAGCCGCAGGGCATACGTCCGCATAGCGT aCCTACGGAAGAACTTTGACCAGGAGCCGCTGGGCAAGGAGGTCCCGCTGGAGCACGAGGTCCTGCTGCAGTGCCGCCCACCCGAGGGGGTGCCGCAGGCTGAG GTGGAGTGGCTGAGGAACGAGGATGTCATCGATCCCACCCAGGACACCAACTTCCTGATCACCATCGATCACAACCTCATCATCAAGCAGGCCCGGCTCTTGGACACTGCTAATTACACCTGCATGGCCAAGAACATCGTGGCCAAGCGCCGGAGCACCACGGCCGCTGTCATCGTCTACG TGAACGGTGGCTGGTCCACCTGGTCCGAGTGGTCTCCTTGCAACAACCGCTGTGGCCGGGGCTGGCAGAAGCGCACCCGGACGTGCACCAACCCTGCGCCGCTGAACGGCGGCTCCTTCTGTGACGGGCAGCCTTTCCAGAAAATCACCTGCACCACCCTCTGCCCAG TGGACGGCGCGTGGACGGAGTGGAGCAAGTGGTCGGCGTGCAGCACCGAGTGCACCCACTGGCGCAGCCGCGAGTgtgccgccccggccccccgcaaCGGCGGCAAGGACTGCAGCGGCGTGCTGCTCGACTCCAAAAACTGCACCGAtgggctctgcctgcaga TGCTGGAGGCCACAGGCGACGTGGCCCTGTACGCCGGGCTGGTGGTGGCCATTTTTGTCTTCATCGTGATCCTCATGgctgtgggggtggtggtgtaCCGGAGGAGATGTCGGGATTTCGACACGGACATCACGGACTCATCAGCCGCTCTGACCGGAGGCTTCCACCCTGTCAACTTCAAGACTTCCCGGCATG acaACCCGCAGCTGCTGCACCCCTCGATGCAGCCGGACCTGACGGCCAGCGCGGGGGTGTACCGCGGCCCCATGTACGCCCTGCAGGACTCCTCCGACAAGATCCCCATGACCAACTCCCCCCTGCTCGACCCCCTCCCCAACCTCAAGATCAAGGTGTACAACTCCTCCACCGCCTCCTCCTCGCCGGGGCTCCACGACGGGACAGACCTGCTCGGGGGGGTCCCCGCCACCGGCACCTACCCGGGGGACACCACCAGGGACGGCCACTTTGCGAACGTGCGGAGCAAAGCCCTGGGCTCCCAGCATCTCCTCAGCTTGCCCCGGGAGCACGGCAATAGTGCCAGTGGCACGTTTGGCTACCTGGGGGGAAGGCTCACCGTACCGGGCACTG GGGTGAGCCTGCTGGTGCCCCACGGGGCCATCCCCCAGGGGAAGTTCTACGAGATGTACCTGGTCCTCAACAAGGCAGAGAGCGCCCT ccTGCCCTCCGAAGGCACGCAGACGGTGCTGAGCCCGGTGGTGACCTGCGGACCCACCGGCTTGCTCCTGTGCCGTCCCGTCGTCCTGACCATTCCTCACTGTGCCGATGTGGGCTCCTCAGATTGGATTTACCAGCTGAAAACACAGTCCCACCAGGGAAACTGGGAG GAAGTTGTGACCCTGGATGAGGAGACCCTCAACACTCCCTGCTACTGCCAGCTGGAAGCCAAGTCCTGCCACATTTTGCTAGACCAGCTTGGCACCTACGTCTTCGTGGGAGAGTCCTACTCCAGGTCAGCCATCAAGAGGCTCCAGCTGGCAATCTTTGCCCCCACCGTTTGCACCTCCCTGGAGTACAGCCTCAAGGTCTACTGCTTGGAGGACACGCCAGATGCTCTGAAG gaggtgctggagctggaGCGGACACTGGGCGGGTACCTGCTGGAGGAGCCCAAGTGCCTGCCCTTCAAGGACAGCTACCACAACCTGCGTCTCTCCATCCACGACATCCCCCATGCGCTGTGGAGGAGCAAGCTGCTGGCCAAATACCAG GAAATCCCCTTCTATCACATCTGGAGCGGCAGCCAGCGAGCCCTGCACTGCACCTTCACGCTGGAGAGGTACAGCCAGGCCTCCACCGAGCTCACCTGCAAGATCTGCGTCCGGCAGGTGGAAGGGGAAGGGCAGATCTTCCAGCTCCACATCACGCTGGGAGAG CACGCCAGCTCCTTCGACACCCTCCGCTCCCACCACAGCGgtgccgccaccaccaccacccagctgGGACCCTACGCCTTCAAAATCCCCCTCTCCATCCGGCAGAAGATCTGCAACAGCCTGGATGCTCCCAACTCCAGGGGAAACGACTGGAGACTTCTCGCCCAGAAGCTTTCCATGGACCG GTATCTGAACTACTTTGCCACCAAAGCCAGCCCCACCGGGGTGCTCCTGGACTTATGGGAAGCCGAGCACCAAGACGACGGCGATCTCAACACCCTGGCCAGTGCCTTAGAAGAGATGGGCAAGAGCGAGATGCTGGTGGTCATGGCCACAGAAGGGGACTGCTGA